TATACCATCAATTTTTTCTGAATTTAAGTAAGTGTTTCTTAAATTTATATCCATAATAATAAGTGAAATATTTTCATTTTTAATTGTAGAAATAATTTCTTCTCCGTCTTCAAGTATAATTATATCCATACCAAGCTTCCGAAATAGTATACGATAAAATTCCTGTAATATATTATCGTCTTCGATTATTAATATTTTATGATTATTGTTCATAACTTATTTTGTATATTTAAGTGTTATGCTAATTCTTCGATTTACATAGCTATAAGGATCATTTGGGTCACGAAGTCTTGTATCTGCATAACCTCTTATTTCATCTATTTGTTTTTCTGAAACACCACCAGCAACAAGAGCTCTTTTTGCAGAATTTGCTCTATCGGCACTTAATTCGAAATTAGTATATCCTGTACCATCATTTTTATATTGTCTGGAATCTGTGTGTCCTTCAATTATAATTTTATTTTTCAACTTTGAAATCTCAGAACCAATTTTCAATAAAAGTTTACGGGCTGAAGGTTTTAATTCTGCAGTACCAATTTCAAAAAAAATATCATTTGCCGAATCAATCAATTCGATTCTCAAACCTTCTTTAACAACTTCAATTTTTACCTGATCGGATAATTCCATTAGTTCAGTATCTTGTGATAATTCTTCTTTTAATTTTTCTCCCATTTTTTCGAGTTCTTGTTTCTCCATTTCTTTTTGTTTCATTTCTTCTTGAAGTTTTAAATCGAGCATTTGAGAAGAACTACCATCAAATAAATTTTTACTTTTATCAGAAAATCCAATTGGATCAGAAAAGTAAGCTGCCACTGCCTGTTTAACTTCTTCACTCTGGCTAAGTACCCAGAGAACAATAAAAAGAGCCATCATAGCAGTAACAAAATCTGCATAAGCAACTTTCCATGCTCCGCCATGATGACCACCATGTACTTTCTTAACTTTTTTTATTATTGGAGGTTCATCATAATGAACTTCTTGTGGAGGTGGACTTTCCTGTTTAGTTGTTGGTCTTTTATTTGCAACCTCCTGCATTATTTCTTCCCTCTCAATGCATTTTCTAATTCCTGAAATGTTGGTCTATGATCAGAAAAGATTGTTCTTCTTGCCATTTCAGCTGCAACAAATGGTGGATTTCCTTTCACATATGCCAGTATAAATGTTTTAATAATTATAAGTTCTTGAACTTTATCACTAACTAAATGATGAAGATTAGCTGCAATTGGACTTACAAATCCATAACAAAAAAGCACACCTAAAAAAGTTCCAACGAGAGCTGCAGCAACATGGTGACCGACTGCTTCTGCTCCCTCGTTAATCGAAGCCATTGTTACTATCACGCCAAGCACCGCTGCAACAATTCCTAATCCAGGTAGAGAATCTCCTACTCTTCCAATTGTTTCAGAGACAGGCTTATTTTCAATTTCATATGTTTCAATTTCTGCATCCATCATTGCTTCTAATTCGTGAGGAGGAACTGAACCAGCGAGCATTACTTTCATTGTATCACAAAAGAAATCTCGTTTAACAGGATCTTCGATAAAACTTTTACTTTTAGAAAGTATATCACTTTTTTCTGGAGCTTCAATATGCTTTTCGATAG
This is a stretch of genomic DNA from Rosettibacter firmus. It encodes these proteins:
- a CDS encoding response regulator, with translation MNNNHKILIIEDDNILQEFYRILFRKLGMDIIILEDGEEIISTIKNENISLIIMDINLRNTYLNSEKIDGIKLSRYIKENFNNLILPIILVTAYSPNYCGEDLLRDSLADDIILKPIVSFEKLIQKVNRFIYER
- a CDS encoding flagellar motor protein MotB, yielding MQEVANKRPTTKQESPPPQEVHYDEPPIIKKVKKVHGGHHGGAWKVAYADFVTAMMALFIVLWVLSQSEEVKQAVAAYFSDPIGFSDKSKNLFDGSSSQMLDLKLQEEMKQKEMEKQELEKMGEKLKEELSQDTELMELSDQVKIEVVKEGLRIELIDSANDIFFEIGTAELKPSARKLLLKIGSEISKLKNKIIIEGHTDSRQYKNDGTGYTNFELSADRANSAKRALVAGGVSEKQIDEIRGYADTRLRDPNDPYSYVNRRISITLKYTK
- the motA gene encoding flagellar motor stator protein MotA, producing the protein MFVIIGIAVVIVSVVTGFLIAGGNLVLLLQISEFLIIGGAAIGSILISSPPVLLKKILAQLPLLFKGHSASKEDYIEMLRAFSTLFLTAQREGLLAIEKHIEAPEKSDILSKSKSFIEDPVKRDFFCDTMKVMLAGSVPPHELEAMMDAEIETYEIENKPVSETIGRVGDSLPGLGIVAAVLGVIVTMASINEGAEAVGHHVAAALVGTFLGVLFCYGFVSPIAANLHHLVSDKVQELIIIKTFILAYVKGNPPFVAAEMARRTIFSDHRPTFQELENALRGKK